Proteins from a single region of Candidatus Eisenbacteria bacterium:
- the dnaE gene encoding DNA polymerase III subunit alpha, with protein MSFVHLHLHTQFSLLDGANKIKQLLPRVKAAGMPACAITDHGNMFGAVQFHHEAVRHGVKPIIGCEVYVAPKSRFDKEGRIDDYEAGGNYHLILLAMNRDGYRNLCKLVTAGYQEGFHYKPRIDKALLRELNGGLIALSGCLRGEIAHSLMIGQRAKAFAAAEELAALFDDRFYLEIQDNRLDKQEAVNAELIDLAKRTGIPLVGTNDCHYLSCEDAAAHEALLCIQTGKTFSDERRWKFETDQLFVKSPAEMAQAFAHVPGAVATTLDIANRCDFEFRQQYQFPVYAVPAGETLEDVLERDTRTGLDERLNARRTLGTHPEDEARYEERLAYELGVIKQMGFAGYFLIVADFINWAKNQGIPVGPGRGSAAGSLVAWALRITDLDPIEHGLLFERFLNPERRSMPDIDVDFCFVRRDEVIRYVKEKYGADRVAQIITFGTLKGKQAIKDVGRVLDFTFAETDRITKLYPEPKQGKDFPLGKALEMEPKLVEIQNSGEREAHLFDLALRLEGLLRNCSKHAAGIVISPQPLTEDLPLWIDKDGAVVTQYTFTDVEAIGLIKFDFLGLKNLTLIANIVRLIAQSRGATVRLDELPLDDAATYKVLQDGDTVGVFQAESGGMRRMLARLRPSCFADVVAALALYRPGPLDSGMVDEFIKRKHGKDKISYLHPALEPILRDTYGVIVYQEQVMQIAQELAGYSLGDADNLRRAMGKKKAEEMAKERQRFLAGVARRGTCEPAVAAAIFDQMETFAAYGFNKSHSAAYAVITYQTAYLKAHHRVPFMAGLLSLEAGDTDNTFKNIAECREHGIAILAPDVNESRDDFTVVGDAIRFGLGAVKGVGSKAIEAIIAAREGEGPFTSLHDFCLRVRGQVVNRKVLESLIACGAFDSIERNRARLWTALDDALKWANLRAEERTSPQLGLFAAGRGGAVDTTPPPLAPCESWKAEEELRHEREAIGFFITGHPLDRYLKDLRKFTTVTIGTLRTRGAELPAPANGDRPGRDSRPKVKLGGVINSIRLRNSKRGERYATFTLEDKEGTVEVIAWPDTYRRHESTITAGEAVVVSGGLDISPERCQIIADELMPLATARAEAIRQVHVNVPLERVGRPGLERLRDTLATFPGSCEAFLHLIRPDGSETIVAVPPTIRVAATDEVVEAVERVVGSGMLSFR; from the coding sequence AGGGCTTCCACTACAAGCCGCGGATCGACAAGGCGCTCCTTCGCGAGCTGAACGGCGGGCTCATCGCGCTCTCGGGCTGCCTGCGCGGCGAGATCGCGCACAGCCTCATGATCGGCCAGCGCGCCAAGGCCTTCGCCGCCGCCGAGGAGCTCGCCGCGCTCTTCGACGACCGCTTCTACCTCGAGATCCAGGACAACCGCCTGGACAAGCAAGAGGCCGTGAACGCCGAGCTGATCGACCTCGCCAAGCGGACCGGCATCCCGCTCGTCGGCACGAACGACTGCCACTACCTTTCGTGCGAGGACGCCGCCGCGCACGAGGCGCTCCTGTGCATCCAGACCGGCAAGACCTTTTCCGACGAGCGGCGCTGGAAGTTCGAGACCGACCAGCTCTTCGTGAAGAGTCCGGCGGAGATGGCGCAGGCGTTCGCGCACGTTCCCGGCGCCGTCGCGACCACGCTCGACATCGCGAACCGCTGTGATTTCGAGTTCCGGCAGCAGTACCAGTTTCCCGTGTACGCGGTGCCGGCCGGCGAGACGCTGGAGGACGTCCTCGAGCGCGACACCCGCACCGGGCTCGACGAGCGCCTGAACGCCCGCCGCACGCTCGGCACGCACCCCGAGGACGAGGCACGCTACGAGGAGCGGCTCGCCTACGAGCTCGGCGTCATCAAGCAGATGGGGTTCGCGGGCTACTTCCTCATCGTCGCCGACTTCATCAACTGGGCGAAGAACCAGGGCATCCCCGTCGGGCCCGGGCGCGGCTCGGCGGCCGGGAGCCTGGTCGCCTGGGCGTTGCGCATCACCGACCTGGACCCGATCGAGCACGGGCTCCTCTTCGAACGGTTCCTCAATCCCGAGCGGCGCTCCATGCCCGACATCGACGTCGACTTCTGCTTCGTGCGCCGCGACGAGGTGATCCGCTACGTGAAGGAGAAGTACGGCGCCGACCGTGTGGCGCAGATCATCACGTTCGGGACCCTCAAGGGCAAGCAGGCGATCAAGGACGTCGGGCGTGTGCTCGACTTCACCTTCGCCGAGACCGACCGCATCACGAAGCTCTACCCCGAGCCGAAGCAGGGCAAGGATTTCCCGCTCGGCAAGGCCCTCGAGATGGAGCCGAAGCTGGTCGAGATCCAGAACTCCGGCGAGCGCGAGGCGCACCTGTTCGACCTCGCGCTGCGGCTCGAGGGGCTCCTGCGCAACTGCTCCAAGCACGCCGCGGGCATCGTCATCTCGCCGCAGCCGCTGACCGAGGACCTGCCGCTCTGGATCGACAAGGACGGCGCCGTCGTCACGCAGTACACGTTCACCGACGTCGAGGCGATCGGCCTGATCAAGTTCGACTTCCTGGGCCTGAAGAACCTGACCCTGATCGCGAACATCGTCCGGCTGATCGCCCAGAGCCGCGGCGCGACGGTGCGCCTCGACGAGCTGCCGCTCGACGACGCGGCCACCTACAAGGTGCTGCAGGACGGCGACACGGTCGGCGTCTTCCAGGCCGAGTCGGGCGGGATGCGCCGGATGCTGGCCCGCCTGCGCCCGTCGTGCTTCGCCGACGTCGTCGCCGCCCTCGCGCTCTACCGGCCGGGACCGCTCGACAGCGGCATGGTCGACGAGTTCATCAAGCGCAAGCACGGCAAGGACAAGATCAGCTACCTGCACCCGGCCCTCGAGCCGATCCTGCGCGACACCTATGGCGTCATCGTCTACCAGGAGCAGGTGATGCAGATCGCGCAGGAGCTGGCGGGCTACTCGCTCGGCGACGCCGACAACCTGCGCCGCGCGATGGGGAAGAAGAAGGCCGAGGAGATGGCGAAGGAGCGGCAGCGCTTCCTGGCCGGCGTGGCGAGGCGCGGCACCTGCGAGCCTGCCGTCGCCGCGGCGATCTTCGACCAGATGGAGACCTTCGCGGCCTACGGCTTCAACAAGAGCCACTCCGCCGCCTACGCCGTCATCACGTACCAGACCGCCTATCTGAAAGCCCATCACCGGGTCCCGTTCATGGCCGGGCTCCTTTCGCTGGAGGCCGGCGACACCGACAACACCTTCAAGAACATCGCCGAGTGCCGCGAGCACGGCATCGCGATCCTCGCGCCGGACGTGAACGAGAGCCGTGACGACTTCACCGTCGTGGGCGATGCGATCCGCTTCGGTCTCGGGGCGGTGAAGGGCGTCGGCTCGAAGGCGATCGAGGCCATCATCGCGGCCCGGGAAGGGGAGGGGCCGTTCACCAGCCTGCACGACTTCTGCCTGCGCGTGCGGGGACAGGTCGTGAACCGCAAGGTGCTGGAGAGCCTCATCGCCTGTGGCGCCTTCGACTCGATCGAGCGCAACCGCGCCCGCCTGTGGACGGCGCTCGACGACGCCCTCAAGTGGGCGAACCTGCGCGCCGAGGAACGCACGAGCCCGCAGCTCGGCCTGTTCGCGGCAGGGCGCGGCGGCGCCGTCGACACGACGCCGCCACCGCTCGCCCCCTGCGAGTCGTGGAAGGCCGAGGAGGAGCTGCGCCACGAGCGGGAAGCCATCGGGTTCTTCATCACCGGGCACCCGCTCGACCGGTACCTGAAGGATCTGCGGAAGTTCACGACCGTGACCATCGGCACGCTGCGCACACGCGGCGCCGAGCTGCCGGCGCCGGCCAACGGCGACCGTCCCGGACGCGACAGCCGGCCGAAGGTGAAGCTCGGGGGCGTCATCAACTCGATCCGGCTGCGCAACTCGAAGCGCGGCGAGCGCTATGCGACCTTCACCCTCGAGGACAAGGAAGGCACGGTCGAGGTGATCGCCTGGCCCGACACCTACCGCCGGCACGAGTCGACGATCACGGCGGGCGAGGCGGTGGTCGTGTCGGGCGGGCTCGACATTTCCCCCGAGCGCTGCCAGATCATCGCCGACGAGCTCATGCCGCTCGCGACCGCCCGCGCCGAAGCAATCCGCCAGGTCCACGTGAACGTGCCGCTCGAGCGCGTCGGCCGTCCGGGCCTCGAGCGGCTGCGCGACACCCTCGCGACCTTCCCCGGCTCCTGCGAGGCGTTCCTCCACCTGATTCGTCCCGATGGATCCGAAACGATCGTGGCCGTCCCGCCGACGATTCGCGTCGCCGCCACGGACGAGGTGGTGGAAGCCGTCGAGCGCGTGGTCGGAAGCGGGATGCTGTCGTTCCGTTGA
- the hflX gene encoding GTPase HflX, with protein sequence MHSTAPVAERAILVGVALPKARIPVEESVAELARLADTAGLEIVGQAVQPLRRIHPATYIGAGKVAEINELRQATDASVVIFDDPLSPAQQRNLEKALACKVIDRSALILDIFAQRARTTEGKLQVELAQLQYLLPRLTRAWTHLSRLGGGVGTRGPGETQLEVDRRRVRERITTLRRRLGEVERTRRVQRGERTATPTPTVALVGYTNAGKSTLMNALTQAGVLVEDRLFATLDPTVRRLRLPGGLTIVLADTVGFIHKLPHQLVEAFKSTLEQLRSADLLLRVVDVSHPSWREHQQVVDEVLEEIGAAGVACLQVFNKADLLPPDEPPIAVGDDAVLISARTGAGLDRLLAAIERDVSRGLARVRLVMPTGRGDLVARVRAGGTVLEEYYRDGTVTITALVPPKLAGQLRKALDRTPARSC encoded by the coding sequence ATGCACAGCACGGCGCCGGTCGCCGAGCGCGCGATCCTGGTCGGCGTGGCGCTCCCCAAGGCGCGCATTCCAGTCGAGGAATCGGTGGCGGAGCTCGCGCGGCTGGCGGATACGGCCGGGCTCGAGATCGTCGGGCAGGCAGTGCAGCCGCTGCGGCGGATCCATCCGGCGACGTACATCGGCGCGGGCAAGGTCGCCGAGATCAACGAGCTGCGCCAGGCGACCGACGCCAGCGTCGTCATCTTCGACGATCCCCTGTCGCCGGCCCAGCAGCGCAACCTCGAGAAGGCGCTCGCCTGCAAGGTAATCGACCGCAGCGCCCTCATCCTCGACATCTTCGCGCAGCGCGCGCGCACGACGGAGGGCAAGCTCCAGGTCGAGCTGGCGCAGCTCCAGTATCTCCTTCCGCGCCTCACGCGCGCGTGGACCCACCTCTCGCGCCTCGGCGGCGGCGTGGGGACCCGTGGGCCCGGCGAGACGCAGCTCGAGGTGGATCGCCGCCGCGTGCGCGAGCGGATCACGACGCTGCGCCGCCGACTGGGCGAGGTCGAACGCACCCGGCGGGTGCAGCGCGGCGAGCGCACCGCGACACCGACGCCGACCGTGGCGCTCGTCGGCTACACGAACGCCGGCAAGTCGACGCTGATGAACGCGCTGACGCAGGCCGGCGTGCTGGTCGAGGATCGCCTCTTCGCAACGCTCGATCCGACCGTGCGGCGGCTCCGGCTCCCCGGCGGCCTCACGATCGTGCTCGCCGACACGGTCGGCTTCATCCACAAGCTGCCGCACCAGCTCGTCGAGGCGTTCAAGAGCACGCTCGAGCAGCTCCGCTCGGCCGACCTCCTGCTGCGCGTGGTCGACGTGTCGCACCCGAGCTGGCGGGAGCATCAGCAGGTCGTCGACGAGGTGCTGGAAGAGATCGGCGCCGCCGGCGTGGCGTGCCTCCAGGTGTTCAACAAGGCCGATCTCCTCCCGCCCGACGAGCCGCCGATCGCGGTGGGCGACGACGCGGTGCTCATCTCGGCGCGCACCGGCGCGGGCCTCGATCGGCTGCTCGCGGCGATCGAGCGCGACGTCTCGCGCGGGCTGGCCCGCGTGCGGCTCGTGATGCCGACGGGGCGAGGCGACCTCGTGGCACGCGTCCGAGCCGGCGGCACGGTGCTCGAGGAGTACTACCGCGACGGCACCGTCACCATCACCGCGCTCGTACCCCCGAAGCTCGCCGGGCAGCTCCGGAAGGCACTCGACCGTACGCCCGCCCGTTCATGTTGA